The Helicobacter pylori genome includes a window with the following:
- the cag4 gene encoding VirB1 family T4SS lytic transglycosylase Cag4: MFGKWIGLTLLLNSLAYPCQKITISFKQYENLIHIHQKGCDNEIMCRTLISIALLESSLGLNNKREISLKDTSYSMFHITLNTAKKFYPTYSKTLLKFKLLNDVDFAIQLAKQILKENFDYYKQKYPNKSVYQLVEMAIGAYNGGMKHNPNGAYVKKFRCIYSQVRYNE, from the coding sequence TTGTTTGGGAAATGGATTGGTCTGACTTTACTTCTTAATTCCTTAGCCTATCCATGCCAAAAAATAACCATCAGTTTCAAGCAATACGAAAATCTTATCCATATCCATCAAAAAGGCTGCGACAATGAAATAATGTGCAGAACGCTCATTTCTATCGCTTTACTAGAAAGTTCTTTGGGCTTGAACAACAAGCGTGAAATTTCCCTAAAAGACACTTCTTATTCCATGTTTCATATCACTTTGAACACCGCTAAAAAATTCTATCCTACCTATTCTAAAACGCTCCTCAAGTTCAAATTGCTCAATGATGTGGATTTTGCGATCCAATTAGCCAAACAAATTTTAAAAGAAAATTTTGATTACTACAAACAGAAATATCCCAACAAAAGCGTGTATCAATTAGTAGAAATGGCAATAGGCGCTTACAATGGGGGAATGAAACACAACCCTAATGGCGCTTACGTGAAGAAATTCCGTTGCATCTATTCTCAAGTGCGATATAACGAGTAG
- the cagZ gene encoding cag pathogenicity island translocation protein CagZ encodes MELGFNEAERQKILDSNRSLMGNANEVRDKFIQNYASSLKDSNDPQDFLRRVQELRINMQKNFISFDAYYNYLNNLVLASYNRCKQEKTFAESTIKNELTLGEFVAEISDNFNNFMCDEVARISDLVASYLPREYLPPFIDGNMMGVAFQILGIDDFGRKLNEIVQDIGTKYIILSKNKTYLTSLERAKLITQLKLNLE; translated from the coding sequence ATGGAACTCGGTTTTAATGAAGCAGAAAGACAAAAGATCTTAGACAGCAACAGATCTCTTATGGGAAATGCAAATGAAGTAAGGGATAAGTTTATTCAAAATTACGCCTCTTCTTTAAAAGATAGCAACGATCCGCAAGATTTTTTGAGAAGAGTTCAAGAGTTAAGAATCAATATGCAAAAGAATTTTATTAGTTTTGATGCTTATTACAACTATTTGAACAACCTTGTGTTAGCCAGTTACAATCGTTGCAAACAAGAAAAGACTTTTGCAGAAAGCACGATCAAAAATGAACTAACGCTTGGGGAGTTTGTTGCAGAAATTTCTGACAACTTCAATAATTTTATGTGTGATGAAGTGGCAAGAATTTCAGACCTAGTGGCTTCTTATCTGCCAAGAGAGTATTTACCGCCATTCATAGATGGCAATATGATGGGCGTGGCGTTTCAGATTCTAGGGATAGATGATTTTGGGAGAAAGCTCAATGAGATTGTCCAAGATATAGGGACTAAATATATTATTTTGAGCAAAAATAAGACTTATCTCACTTCTTTAGAAAGAGCTAAATTGATAACCCAATTAAAATTAAATTTGGAATAA
- the virB11 gene encoding cag pathogenicity island type IV secretion system ATPase VirB11: MTEDRLSAEDKKFLEVERALKEAALNPLRHATEELFGDFLKMENITEICYNGNKVVWVLKNNGEWQPFDVRDKKAFSLSRLMHFARCCASFKKKTIDNYENPILSSNLANGERVQIVLSPVTVNDETISISIRIPSKTTYPHSFFEEQGFYNLLDNKEQAISAIKDGIAIGKNVIVCGGTGSGKTTYIKSIMEFIPKEERIISIEDTEEIVFKHHKNYTQLFFGGNITSADCLKSCLRMRPDRIILGELRSSEAYDFYNVLCSGHKGTLTTLHAGSSEEAFIRLANMSSSNSAARNIKFESLIEGFKDLIDMIVHINHHKQCDEFYIKHR, from the coding sequence ATGACTGAAGACAGATTGAGTGCAGAAGATAAAAAATTTCTAGAAGTAGAAAGAGCCTTAAAAGAAGCGGCATTAAATCCTCTAAGGCATGCTACTGAAGAACTTTTTGGTGATTTTTTAAAAATGGAAAATATCACTGAGATTTGTTACAATGGGAACAAGGTTGTGTGGGTTTTAAAAAATAATGGCGAATGGCAACCATTTGATGTGAGAGACAAGAAAGCCTTTAGTCTGTCTCGTTTAATGCATTTTGCCCGGTGTTGTGCAAGTTTTAAGAAAAAAACAATAGACAACTATGAAAATCCTATTTTGAGCAGCAATTTAGCGAATGGTGAAAGGGTGCAGATTGTCCTTTCCCCTGTTACAGTTAATGATGAAACCATTTCCATATCCATAAGGATACCTAGCAAAACAACCTATCCTCATAGCTTCTTTGAAGAGCAGGGTTTTTATAATCTGCTAGATAACAAAGAACAAGCGATCAGCGCGATTAAAGATGGTATTGCTATTGGTAAGAATGTGATTGTTTGTGGTGGCACAGGAAGCGGTAAAACGACTTATATCAAAAGCATCATGGAGTTTATCCCCAAAGAAGAAAGGATCATATCCATTGAAGACACCGAAGAGATTGTATTCAAACACCACAAGAACTACACACAGCTTTTTTTTGGTGGGAATATCACCTCTGCTGATTGCTTAAAGTCATGTTTGAGAATGCGGCCTGATAGAATCATTTTAGGAGAACTCAGAAGCAGTGAGGCATACGATTTTTATAATGTGCTTTGTAGCGGTCATAAAGGCACGCTAACCACTCTGCATGCAGGGAGCAGTGAAGAAGCGTTTATCCGTTTAGCCAACATGAGTTCATCTAATAGTGCAGCAAGGAATATCAAGTTTGAAAGTCTTATTGAGGGCTTTAAAGATTTGATTGATATGATTGTCCATATCAACCACCACAAACAGTGTGATGAATTTTATATCAAACATAGGTAG
- the cag5 gene encoding VirD4 family type IV secretion system ATPase Cag5, producing the protein MEDFLYNTLYFIEDYKLVVIFSFIGLIALFFLYKFIKAQKKAFKDKANQPQKKKSFKEIIIDGLKERVKTFGFWLQAILLLSYSFITSGLFFLILLGNFYDDNRSPESDDDLFDIWIYAIQDFPNYYFKALGFSSLKIYGFNISLVVYSSILCSYIFITFFVWFLKYLTRTRDIGANKKVDDLFGSASWETEEKMIKAKLITPNNKKRAFDKREVIVGRRGLGDFIAYAGQAFIGLIAPTRSGKGVGFIMPNMINYPQNIVVFDPKADTMETCGKIREKRFNQKVFIYEPFSLKTHRFNPFAYVDFGNDVVLTEDILSQIDTRLKGHGMVASGGDFSTQIFGLAKLVFPERPNEKDPFFSNQARNLFVINCNIYRDLMWTKKGLEFVKRKKIIMPETPTMFFIGSMASGINLIDEDTNMEKVVSLMEFFGGEEDKSGDNLRALSPATRNMWNNFKTMGGAKETYSSVQGVYTSAFAPYNNAMIRNFTSANDFDFRRLRIDEVSIGVIANPKESTIVGPILELFFNVMIYSNLILPIHDPQCKRSCLMLMDEFTLCGYLETFVKAVGIMAEYNMRPAFVFQSKAQLENDPPLGYGRNGAKTILDNLSLNMYYGINNDNYYEHFEKLSKVLGKYTRQDVSRSIDDNTGKTNTSISNKERFLMTPDELMTMGDELIILENTLKPIKCHKALYYDDPFFTDELIKVSPSLSKKYKLGKVPNQATFYDDLQAAKTRGELSYDKSLVPVGSSEL; encoded by the coding sequence ATGGAAGACTTTTTGTATAACACCTTATACTTCATAGAGGATTATAAGTTGGTTGTTATTTTTAGTTTCATAGGGTTAATAGCGTTATTTTTCCTCTACAAATTCATAAAAGCTCAAAAAAAGGCTTTTAAAGATAAAGCTAACCAACCTCAAAAGAAAAAAAGCTTTAAAGAAATCATTATAGATGGGCTGAAAGAAAGGGTTAAAACCTTTGGCTTTTGGTTGCAAGCTATATTATTACTATCCTATTCTTTTATCACATCAGGGTTATTTTTCTTGATTCTCTTAGGTAATTTTTATGATGATAATCGATCGCCTGAGAGCGATGATGATCTTTTTGATATATGGATCTATGCGATACAAGATTTTCCTAATTACTATTTTAAAGCGCTTGGTTTTAGTTCACTCAAGATTTATGGGTTCAATATATCATTAGTCGTATATAGTTCTATTTTATGTTCTTATATCTTCATTACCTTTTTTGTGTGGTTCTTAAAATACTTAACTCGGACTAGAGACATAGGAGCGAATAAAAAAGTTGATGATCTCTTTGGGAGCGCGAGTTGGGAAACTGAAGAGAAAATGATCAAAGCTAAACTTATCACACCCAATAATAAAAAACGCGCCTTTGACAAACGAGAGGTTATTGTAGGCAGGCGTGGTTTAGGGGATTTTATCGCTTACGCAGGACAGGCGTTCATTGGCTTGATTGCTCCTACTAGAAGCGGTAAAGGTGTGGGTTTCATCATGCCCAATATGATCAATTATCCTCAAAATATCGTTGTGTTTGACCCTAAGGCGGACACTATGGAAACTTGCGGAAAAATCAGAGAAAAACGTTTCAACCAAAAAGTGTTCATCTATGAACCTTTCTCCTTAAAAACACACCGATTTAATCCTTTCGCTTATGTGGATTTTGGTAATGATGTGGTTTTAACTGAAGACATACTCTCTCAAATTGACACACGCCTAAAAGGGCATGGGATGGTGGCTAGTGGGGGGGATTTTTCCACTCAAATCTTTGGATTGGCAAAGCTCGTGTTCCCTGAAAGACCTAATGAAAAAGATCCTTTTTTTAGCAATCAAGCGCGGAATCTTTTTGTCATCAATTGCAATATTTATAGGGATCTCATGTGGACTAAAAAGGGGCTTGAGTTTGTCAAAAGAAAAAAAATCATCATGCCTGAAACCCCCACAATGTTTTTCATAGGTTCTATGGCAAGCGGTATCAACTTGATTGATGAAGACACAAACATGGAAAAAGTCGTGTCTCTGATGGAATTTTTTGGAGGTGAAGAAGATAAGAGTGGCGACAATCTAAGAGCGCTTAGTCCTGCTACTAGAAACATGTGGAATAACTTCAAGACAATGGGTGGCGCTAAAGAAACTTATAGTTCTGTGCAGGGGGTTTATACATCAGCGTTTGCGCCTTACAATAACGCCATGATCAGGAATTTCACGAGCGCTAATGATTTTGATTTCAGGCGTTTAAGGATTGATGAAGTGAGTATTGGCGTGATCGCTAATCCTAAAGAAAGCACTATTGTTGGGCCGATATTAGAGCTGTTTTTCAATGTGATGATTTATAGCAATCTTATTCTGCCAATCCATGATCCACAATGCAAAAGAAGTTGCTTAATGCTTATGGATGAATTCACGCTCTGTGGCTATTTGGAAACCTTTGTTAAAGCGGTAGGGATCATGGCAGAATACAACATGCGCCCCGCTTTTGTATTTCAAAGTAAGGCGCAACTAGAGAATGACCCCCCACTTGGTTATGGTAGGAACGGCGCTAAGACTATTTTAGACAACCTTTCTTTGAATATGTATTATGGGATTAACAACGATAACTACTATGAACATTTTGAAAAACTTTCTAAGGTGTTAGGGAAATACACAAGGCAAGACGTGAGCCGGAGCATTGATGATAATACCGGTAAGACCAACACTTCTATCAGCAACAAAGAGCGGTTTTTGATGACCCCTGATGAATTGATGACTATGGGCGATGAGCTTATCATTCTAGAGAATACGCTCAAACCCATCAAATGCCACAAGGCGCTTTACTATGATGATCCATTCTTCACTGATGAACTCATCAAGGTGAGTCCAAGCTTGAGCAAGAAATACAAATTGGGGAAAGTGCCTAATCAGGCAACATTCTATGATGATTTGCAAGCCGCTAAAACTAGAGGTGAATTGAGCTATGACAAGTCTTTAGTGCCTGTGGGTTCAAGCGAACTGTGA